In the genome of Pelagibacterium nitratireducens, one region contains:
- a CDS encoding patatin-like phospholipase family protein: MGTIRDPRIGIALGGGAARGLAHIPFIEAMDELGLVPHRIAGTSIGALIGSGWAAGLKGHEIRELSYEMLGTMNGLFGRLLSTQVRSMAKIFREGISIQLDPVQVVDTFTPDDMPETFQGLKIPFTCVATDFRSWHQVAFHEGALRPAVAASLAVPSLYRPVSYHKTVLVDGGVVNPLPLDHAAAGTDILVGIDVNGDPHVWPDGYIPTMIDIGFGSAQIMMHQLIANMIAAYPPDLYFRPHHVNIGAHEYWRVREIIEAGEAEKDRFKRAITAKIEGFIAAQRRIS, translated from the coding sequence ATGGGGACGATAAGGGATCCCAGAATCGGGATTGCGCTGGGGGGCGGAGCGGCCCGTGGACTGGCCCATATTCCCTTTATCGAAGCGATGGACGAACTTGGGCTCGTTCCGCACCGTATCGCCGGCACATCGATCGGCGCGCTGATCGGCTCGGGCTGGGCGGCCGGGCTCAAGGGCCACGAAATCCGCGAGCTATCGTATGAAATGCTGGGCACGATGAACGGGCTGTTCGGGCGCCTTCTCTCGACCCAGGTCCGTTCCATGGCCAAGATTTTTCGTGAAGGCATCTCGATTCAACTCGATCCGGTACAGGTGGTCGACACATTCACGCCTGACGACATGCCGGAAACATTTCAGGGGCTCAAGATTCCGTTTACCTGCGTTGCGACCGATTTCCGGTCCTGGCACCAGGTTGCCTTTCATGAGGGCGCGCTGAGGCCGGCGGTAGCGGCATCGCTTGCCGTTCCGAGCCTTTATCGGCCCGTCAGCTATCACAAAACGGTTCTTGTCGACGGCGGCGTGGTCAATCCGCTGCCCCTCGATCATGCGGCGGCAGGCACCGACATTCTGGTCGGAATCGACGTCAATGGCGATCCGCACGTATGGCCGGACGGTTATATTCCGACAATGATCGATATCGGGTTCGGGTCAGCCCAGATCATGATGCATCAATTGATTGCAAACATGATCGCGGCCTATCCGCCGGACCTTTATTTTCGGCCGCACCACGTCAATATCGGCGCACACGAATATTGGCGCGTACGGGAAATCATTGAGGCCGGCGAGGCCGAGAAGGATCGCTTCAAGCGGGCGATCACAGCAAAGATCGAGGGGTTCATCGCCGCTCAGCGAAGAATTTCCTGA
- a CDS encoding nucleoside deaminase — MTKPDNPMEIAFALAAEAAAAGEVPVGAVIMRGGQVLATGRNTMRERADPTAHAEFNAIRAALGADGTGRLADCDLYVTLEPCTMCAGAIAHVKLRRIYYAAEDPKGGAVDNGVRFFDQPTCHHSPEVIGGVAASRAAEMLRKFFAERR, encoded by the coding sequence ATGACCAAGCCCGACAATCCCATGGAAATTGCATTCGCGCTTGCCGCCGAGGCCGCCGCTGCCGGCGAAGTGCCGGTCGGCGCTGTCATCATGCGCGGTGGTCAAGTCTTGGCCACGGGCCGCAACACAATGCGGGAGCGTGCAGATCCGACAGCCCATGCCGAGTTCAACGCCATCCGTGCGGCGCTCGGCGCCGACGGCACGGGGCGTCTAGCCGATTGCGACCTCTATGTAACATTGGAACCGTGCACCATGTGCGCCGGCGCTATCGCCCATGTTAAATTGCGGCGGATTTACTACGCTGCGGAAGATCCCAAGGGCGGCGCGGTCGACAATGGCGTCCGGTTTTTCGACCAGCCCACCTGTCACCATTCACCAGAGGTTATCGGTGGCGTCGCCGCCAGCCGGGCTGCCGAGATGCTCAGGAAATTCTTCGCTGAGCGGCGATGA